Proteins from a single region of Verrucosispora sp. NA02020:
- a CDS encoding polysaccharide biosynthesis tyrosine autokinase, whose protein sequence is MDLYRQLRLVRQRWWIVLVTLVVALGLTALVTVRAQPRYVASVTFFVTTPSQGVTDAYQGGLFLQQRVKSYAELLTSDRLAQAAVADNQLGLTAEEVQQRVSTSTETGTVLLRASVTDTDQTRALRVTEALSAKFVELVQKVEARPDGTAGPIKIEVVSGPRVTPTPVSPQPLRNTAIGTLIGLLAGVALAILRGMADVRLRDAAGLQRVTGSPLLGEIPIDPSARTAPLIVGDAATSARAEAVRKLRTNLRFVDVHEPARVIAVTSALQGEGKTTMSCNLAIALAEAGWRVLLVDADLRRPKVGDYLGIDSGVGLTDVLVGDVQVGDVVQRWGDKSLLVLPSGSAPPNPSELLGSKAMSDLLTALRESADIVIIDTAPLLAVTDGVVVAVQADGALLVTQQGRTSRAQVAAAARALHSVSVRLLGCVLNMARVPKAEAYQYEAYRVVAETPAPTTATGERAGAGRHAERKPVADLPDHTQELTRLPR, encoded by the coding sequence ATGGACCTGTACCGCCAACTGCGTCTCGTGCGCCAGCGCTGGTGGATCGTCCTGGTCACCCTCGTGGTGGCCCTCGGGCTGACCGCCCTGGTCACCGTTCGGGCGCAGCCTCGCTACGTCGCCTCGGTCACCTTCTTCGTCACCACCCCGAGCCAGGGCGTCACCGACGCCTACCAGGGTGGTCTCTTCCTGCAACAGCGCGTCAAGTCCTACGCCGAACTGCTCACCAGCGACCGGCTGGCGCAGGCCGCCGTCGCGGACAACCAACTCGGGCTCACCGCCGAGGAGGTCCAGCAGCGGGTCAGCACCTCGACCGAGACCGGCACCGTGTTGCTGCGGGCGTCGGTGACCGACACCGACCAGACCCGCGCGCTGCGGGTGACCGAGGCGCTCTCGGCGAAGTTCGTCGAACTCGTGCAGAAGGTCGAGGCCCGGCCGGACGGCACCGCCGGACCCATCAAGATCGAGGTGGTCAGCGGCCCCCGGGTCACCCCCACCCCGGTCTCGCCGCAGCCGTTGCGCAACACCGCGATCGGCACCCTGATCGGCCTGCTCGCGGGCGTGGCCCTGGCGATCCTGCGCGGCATGGCCGACGTCCGCCTGCGCGACGCCGCCGGTCTGCAACGGGTGACCGGCAGCCCGCTGCTCGGCGAGATCCCGATCGACCCCAGCGCCCGCACCGCCCCGCTGATCGTCGGCGACGCCGCCACCTCGGCGCGCGCCGAGGCGGTCCGCAAGCTCCGCACCAACCTGCGCTTCGTCGACGTGCACGAACCCGCCCGGGTCATCGCCGTCACCAGCGCGTTGCAGGGCGAGGGCAAGACCACCATGTCGTGCAACCTGGCCATCGCGCTGGCCGAGGCGGGCTGGCGGGTCCTGCTGGTCGACGCCGACCTGCGCCGGCCGAAGGTCGGCGACTACCTGGGCATCGACTCCGGCGTCGGGCTGACCGACGTGCTCGTCGGTGACGTGCAGGTCGGCGACGTGGTCCAGCGCTGGGGTGACAAGTCGCTGCTGGTGCTGCCGAGCGGCTCGGCCCCGCCGAACCCGAGCGAACTGCTCGGCTCCAAGGCCATGTCCGACCTGCTGACCGCCCTGCGCGAGTCCGCCGACATCGTCATCATCGACACCGCGCCGCTGCTCGCGGTCACCGACGGTGTGGTGGTCGCGGTGCAGGCCGACGGCGCGTTGCTGGTCACCCAGCAGGGGCGTACCTCACGGGCACAGGTGGCCGCGGCGGCCCGGGCACTGCACTCGGTCTCGGTGCGGCTGCTCGGCTGCGTGCTGAACATGGCCCGGGTGCCCAAGGCGGAGGCCTACCAGTACGAGGCGTACCGGGTGGTCGCCGAGACACCGGCGCCGACGACGGCGACGGGCGAACGGGCCGGAGCCGGTCGGCACGCCGAACGCAAGCCGGTGGCCGACCTGCCCGATCACACCCAGGAACTCACCCGGCTGCCCCGATGA
- a CDS encoding low molecular weight phosphatase family protein, with protein MLTGVLFVCHANLCRSPMAEYTARRLLAGRPLTVASAGTDAVEGLEMHPYAAEIAAETGAEPTEFRSRRLVPAHLTEAVLVLTATRRQRSLCTSLAPAALHRTFTVRQFGRLAAAAEPATDEPDDSLAAAVAAAALARGRLQPAPADADDLRDPVAGTPADFRACAEEIERSLRPLAALIGAAG; from the coding sequence ATGCTCACCGGGGTGCTGTTCGTCTGCCACGCCAACCTGTGCCGGTCGCCGATGGCCGAGTACACCGCACGTCGCCTGCTCGCCGGGCGTCCGCTGACCGTCGCGAGCGCCGGCACCGACGCCGTCGAGGGCCTGGAGATGCACCCGTACGCTGCCGAGATCGCCGCCGAGACCGGTGCGGAACCGACGGAGTTCCGGAGTCGACGGCTGGTCCCCGCCCACCTCACCGAGGCGGTGCTGGTGCTGACCGCCACCCGGCGCCAACGGTCGCTCTGCACCTCGCTGGCGCCGGCGGCGCTGCACCGGACGTTCACGGTGCGCCAGTTCGGCCGGCTCGCCGCAGCGGCGGAACCCGCCACGGACGAGCCGGACGACTCGCTCGCGGCCGCGGTGGCCGCCGCCGCCCTGGCCCGGGGGCGGCTGCAACCCGCCCCGGCGGACGCCGACGACCTGCGCGACCCGGTCGCCGGTACGCCCGCCGACTTTCGCGCCTGCGCGGAGGAGATCGAGCGGTCGCTGCGCCCGCTGGCGGCGCTCATCGGGGCAGCCGGGTGA
- a CDS encoding DUF1622 domain-containing protein yields MNVDVLLERGHHWLVIAVELVGAAVIVVGAAWAALRFVVDGVRYRDATVFTRIRLTLGRFLVLGLEFQLAADILRTALSPTFTQIGQLAAIAAIRTVLNHVLGREIEHEQEQVGRPGRAS; encoded by the coding sequence GTGAACGTCGACGTACTCCTGGAACGGGGTCACCACTGGCTGGTGATCGCGGTGGAGCTGGTCGGCGCGGCGGTGATCGTCGTCGGGGCGGCCTGGGCCGCGCTGCGGTTCGTGGTGGACGGGGTCCGCTACCGCGACGCGACCGTGTTCACCCGGATCCGGTTGACGCTCGGCCGCTTCCTGGTGCTCGGACTGGAGTTCCAGTTGGCGGCGGACATCCTGCGGACCGCGCTGTCGCCGACCTTCACCCAGATCGGTCAGCTCGCCGCGATCGCCGCCATCCGGACCGTGCTGAACCACGTCCTGGGCCGGGAGATCGAGCACGAGCAGGAGCAGGTCGGTCGGCCGGGGCGGGCGTCGTGA
- the egtB gene encoding ergothioneine biosynthesis protein EgtB, with product MTDTTTGLGAEDLRARIASELDRTRARTVGLTEAVDDGDLARQHSPLMSPLVWDFAHIGNQEELWLVRDVGGREPVRCDIDELYDAFKQPRKDRPSLPLLPPTEARAYVSTVRDKVYDLLDSVSFEDRRLVTDGFAFGMIVQHEQQHDETMLATHQLRSGPAVLHAPPPPEPTARVAGEVLVPAGPFTMGTDTDPWALDNERPAHRVELPAYVIDAAPVTNGAYREFIADGGYDDPRWWSAAGWRHRQEAGLGAPMHWRRDGDGWAYQRFGRWDRVRDDEPVVHVCFHEAHAYATWAGKRLPTEAEWEKAARWDPSTGRSRRYPWGDGDPTSVHANLGQRHLWPAPVGAYPAGASPLGVHQLVGDVWEWVSTPLRGYPGFAAFPYREYSEVFFGDDYRVLRGGSFGTDRAACRGTFRNWDYPIRRQIFSGFRCARDARPEEADR from the coding sequence ATGACCGACACCACCACCGGCCTCGGCGCGGAGGACCTGCGCGCCCGGATCGCCTCGGAGTTGGACCGCACCCGGGCCCGCACCGTCGGGCTGACCGAGGCGGTCGACGACGGCGACCTGGCCCGCCAGCACTCGCCACTGATGTCCCCGCTGGTCTGGGACTTCGCCCACATCGGCAACCAGGAGGAACTCTGGCTGGTCCGGGACGTCGGCGGACGCGAACCGGTCCGGTGCGACATCGACGAGCTCTACGACGCCTTCAAGCAGCCGCGCAAGGACCGGCCGTCGCTGCCGTTGCTGCCGCCGACCGAGGCGCGGGCGTACGTGTCGACGGTCCGCGACAAGGTGTACGACCTGCTCGACAGCGTCTCCTTCGAGGATCGCCGACTGGTCACCGACGGTTTCGCGTTCGGGATGATCGTGCAGCACGAGCAGCAGCACGACGAGACGATGCTCGCCACCCACCAACTGCGCTCCGGCCCCGCGGTGCTGCACGCGCCGCCGCCGCCCGAGCCGACCGCCCGGGTGGCCGGGGAGGTGCTGGTGCCGGCCGGCCCGTTCACCATGGGCACCGACACGGACCCGTGGGCGCTGGACAACGAACGCCCGGCCCACCGGGTCGAGCTGCCCGCGTACGTGATCGACGCCGCCCCGGTGACCAACGGGGCGTACCGGGAGTTCATCGCCGACGGCGGGTACGACGACCCGCGGTGGTGGAGCGCGGCGGGCTGGCGGCACCGGCAGGAGGCCGGCCTGGGCGCGCCGATGCACTGGCGGCGCGACGGCGACGGCTGGGCCTACCAGCGGTTCGGCCGGTGGGACCGGGTCCGCGACGACGAACCGGTGGTGCACGTCTGTTTCCACGAGGCACACGCGTACGCCACCTGGGCCGGCAAGCGGCTGCCCACCGAGGCGGAGTGGGAGAAGGCGGCCCGCTGGGACCCGTCCACCGGCCGGTCCCGCCGTTACCCGTGGGGCGACGGCGACCCCACCTCGGTGCACGCCAACCTGGGTCAGCGGCACCTGTGGCCGGCGCCGGTCGGCGCGTACCCGGCCGGGGCGTCGCCGCTCGGCGTGCACCAGCTCGTGGGCGACGTGTGGGAGTGGGTGTCGACGCCGCTGCGGGGCTATCCCGGCTTCGCCGCCTTCCCCTACCGGGAGTACTCCGAGGTCTTCTTCGGCGACGACTACCGGGTGCTGCGCGGCGGGTCGTTCGGCACCGACCGGGCGGCCTGCCGGGGCACCTTCCGCAACTGGGACTACCCGATCCGCCGGCAGATCTTCAGCGGTTTCCGCTGTGCCCGCGACGCCCGGCCCGAGGAGGCCGACCGGTGA
- the egtC gene encoding ergothioneine biosynthesis protein EgtC, translating into MCRHLAYLGPPRTLRELLFDPPHALVRQSWAPRDMRGGGTINADGFGVGWYPPTGGDPVRYRRAQPIWSDPTIADLAAVTSSGAVLAAVRSATVGMAVVDAAAAPFAEGRWLFSHNGVVRGWPDAVVPLATALPVRDLLTLDAATDSALLWALVRHRLRAGLPPGQAVAETVTSVAAAAPGSRLNLLLTDGRTVVASVAGHALSVRTTPDSVLLASEPHDDDPAWRELPDGHLVTATATGMHLRPLPRPDHHRPPDGRQDG; encoded by the coding sequence ATGTGCCGCCACCTGGCCTACCTCGGGCCGCCACGGACGCTGCGCGAGTTGCTGTTCGACCCGCCGCACGCGCTGGTCCGCCAGTCCTGGGCGCCCCGCGACATGCGGGGCGGCGGGACGATCAACGCGGACGGGTTCGGGGTCGGCTGGTACCCGCCGACCGGCGGTGACCCGGTGCGGTACCGGCGGGCGCAGCCGATCTGGAGCGACCCGACCATCGCCGACCTGGCGGCGGTCACCTCGTCCGGTGCGGTGCTGGCCGCGGTCCGTTCGGCCACGGTCGGCATGGCGGTGGTGGACGCCGCCGCCGCGCCCTTCGCCGAGGGCCGGTGGCTGTTCAGCCACAACGGCGTGGTGCGCGGCTGGCCGGACGCGGTGGTGCCGCTGGCCACCGCCCTGCCCGTACGCGACCTGCTCACGCTGGACGCCGCCACCGACTCGGCGCTGCTGTGGGCGCTGGTCCGGCATCGGCTGCGCGCCGGCCTGCCGCCCGGGCAGGCGGTCGCCGAGACGGTCACCTCGGTCGCCGCAGCGGCCCCGGGGTCGCGGCTCAACCTGCTGCTCACCGACGGCCGGACGGTGGTCGCCAGCGTGGCCGGGCACGCCCTGTCCGTCCGCACCACGCCGGACTCCGTGCTGCTGGCCTCGGAACCGCACGACGACGACCCGGCCTGGCGGGAGCTGCCGGACGGTCACCTCGTCACCGCCACCGCCACCGGGATGCACCTGCGCCCGCTGCCCCGGCCCGACCACCATCGACCGCCCGACGGAAGGCAAGACGGATGA
- a CDS encoding glutamate-cysteine ligase family protein, which translates to MVTSPEIDHIPVLRDRAAAARHLARICFKTGPPTYTGVELEWTVHEAVDPTRPVDAARLRAALGPYSPTTLDRTSPARRLLRGGTVTVEPGGQVEISTPPQASVADLIDATQSDIDQVTRLLDAAGLRLGRAGIDAHRHPQPVIDTPRYRAMRRVFDRHGPDGRTMMYSTAGLQVCLDAGRPEQVAARWALAHAAGPPLLAAFATADRHAGRNTGWASARMGAWARIDPARTAPVWTPEVAGVDPVAAWTRYALAAPLLCVRDDSGDWTPPPDVTFTDWIDGALPRPPTVDDLEYHVSTLFPPVRPRGYLELRYFDTQPGRGWTLPPAVLAALLGTTDTTESALALAAPVADRWLVAARHGLHDPCLATVAVGLLDLALTALPRLDLPAALHDEIDQGVRRRRDAAQRRQR; encoded by the coding sequence GTGGTTACCTCACCGGAAATCGATCACATACCCGTGCTGCGGGACCGCGCCGCAGCCGCCCGACATCTTGCCCGGATCTGCTTCAAGACCGGCCCACCGACCTACACCGGTGTCGAGCTCGAATGGACGGTCCACGAGGCCGTCGACCCCACGCGTCCCGTCGACGCCGCCCGGCTGAGAGCGGCACTGGGGCCCTACAGCCCCACCACACTTGATCGGACCAGCCCCGCCCGCCGACTGCTGCGGGGCGGCACGGTGACCGTCGAGCCCGGCGGGCAGGTGGAGATCTCCACCCCGCCGCAAGCCTCCGTCGCCGACCTGATCGACGCCACCCAGTCCGACATCGACCAGGTCACCCGTCTGCTCGACGCCGCCGGCCTGCGCCTCGGACGCGCCGGCATCGACGCGCACCGGCACCCGCAGCCGGTGATCGACACACCCCGCTACCGGGCCATGCGCCGGGTCTTCGACCGGCACGGCCCGGACGGCCGGACGATGATGTACAGCACCGCCGGCCTCCAGGTCTGCCTCGACGCGGGTCGGCCCGAGCAGGTCGCCGCCCGGTGGGCGCTGGCGCACGCGGCCGGGCCACCGCTGCTGGCCGCCTTCGCCACCGCCGACCGGCACGCCGGCCGGAACACCGGGTGGGCGTCGGCCCGGATGGGCGCCTGGGCGCGGATCGACCCGGCCCGCACCGCGCCGGTCTGGACACCCGAGGTGGCCGGTGTCGACCCGGTCGCCGCCTGGACCCGGTACGCACTGGCCGCTCCGCTGCTCTGCGTACGGGACGACAGCGGCGACTGGACCCCGCCGCCGGACGTGACGTTCACCGACTGGATCGACGGTGCGTTACCCCGCCCGCCGACCGTCGACGACCTGGAATACCACGTCAGCACGCTGTTCCCGCCGGTGCGGCCCCGTGGCTACCTGGAACTGCGCTACTTCGACACCCAACCCGGGCGCGGGTGGACGCTGCCGCCGGCGGTGCTCGCCGCCCTGCTCGGCACCACCGACACCACCGAGTCCGCGCTGGCACTGGCCGCCCCGGTGGCCGACCGCTGGCTCGTCGCGGCCCGGCACGGCCTGCACGACCCGTGCCTGGCCACCGTCGCCGTGGGCCTGCTCGACCTGGCCCTGACGGCGTTGCCCCGGCTCGACCTGCCGGCGGCGCTGCACGACGAGATCGACCAGGGAGTACGACGACGGCGTGACGCCGCCCAGAGGAGGCAGCGATGA
- a CDS encoding RNA polymerase sigma factor, with protein sequence MTGELSQAVEAAKNGDEDGFRFLYRSLQPGLLRYLTALVGADAEDVASETWLQVARDLPNFTGGEFRAWVVTIARNRAMDHLRRQRRRPALPVPVQELSELAGDADTAERAGETIGTEAALAMIASLPPREAEAVLLRAVVGLDAATAGRVLGRRAGAVRTAAHRGLRRLALMLDRQAAQGGVPRPRTGPAQTPHAEPVDG encoded by the coding sequence ATGACCGGTGAACTGAGCCAGGCGGTCGAGGCGGCCAAGAACGGGGACGAGGACGGCTTCCGCTTCCTCTATCGCAGCCTCCAGCCGGGGCTGTTGCGGTACCTGACCGCGTTGGTCGGCGCGGACGCCGAGGACGTGGCCTCGGAGACGTGGTTGCAGGTCGCCCGCGACCTGCCCAATTTCACTGGTGGAGAGTTCCGTGCCTGGGTCGTCACCATCGCCCGCAACCGGGCCATGGACCACCTGCGGCGGCAGCGCCGTCGCCCGGCACTCCCGGTGCCGGTGCAGGAACTCAGCGAACTGGCCGGCGACGCCGACACCGCCGAACGCGCCGGGGAGACCATCGGCACGGAGGCCGCCCTCGCCATGATCGCCAGCCTGCCACCCCGTGAGGCCGAGGCGGTCCTGTTGCGCGCGGTCGTGGGACTCGACGCCGCGACCGCCGGACGGGTGCTCGGCCGCCGCGCTGGAGCGGTCCGGACCGCCGCGCACCGGGGGCTGCGCCGGCTGGCGCTGATGCTGGACCGGCAGGCCGCGCAGGGCGGCGTCCCGCGTCCGCGCACCGGTCCCGCACAGACGCCGCACGCCGAGCCGGTGGACGGCTGA
- the egtD gene encoding L-histidine N(alpha)-methyltransferase has protein sequence MSTEPLEIHLDDRDIGRSLRHDVRVGLTADPKWLPPKWFYDARGSELFEEITRLPEYYPTRAERAVLAAHATEIAELTGAKTLIELGSGSSEKTRLLLDAFTRRRGLGTFVPLDVSASALAASTAALAADYPGLRVRGIVGDFTRHLDRLPAGGRRLVIFLGGTVGNLLPAERADFLARMRAALEVGDWLLVGTDLVKDPAVIVPAYDDAAGVTAEFNRNVLRVLNRELDADFDPAAFAHVALWDPEQEWIEMRLRAQRPVRVRVLDLDVAFAEGEELRTEVSAKFRPEGIAAELASAGFQAERFWTDPDDLFGVTLARAD, from the coding sequence ATGAGCACCGAGCCATTGGAGATCCACCTCGACGACCGGGACATCGGCCGCAGCCTCCGGCACGACGTCCGGGTCGGGCTGACCGCCGACCCGAAGTGGCTCCCGCCGAAGTGGTTCTACGACGCGCGGGGCAGCGAACTCTTCGAGGAGATCACCCGGTTGCCCGAGTACTACCCGACCCGGGCCGAACGCGCGGTGCTGGCCGCCCACGCGACCGAGATCGCGGAGCTGACCGGCGCGAAGACGCTCATCGAGCTCGGCTCCGGTTCGTCGGAGAAGACCCGGCTGCTGCTGGACGCCTTCACCCGGCGGCGCGGGCTGGGCACGTTCGTACCCCTGGACGTGTCGGCCAGCGCGCTCGCCGCGTCCACCGCCGCGCTCGCCGCCGACTACCCGGGGCTGCGGGTCCGCGGCATCGTCGGTGACTTCACCCGGCACCTGGACCGGCTGCCCGCCGGTGGGCGGCGGCTGGTGATCTTCCTCGGCGGCACCGTCGGCAACCTGCTGCCGGCCGAGCGGGCCGACTTCCTCGCCCGGATGCGGGCCGCGTTGGAGGTGGGGGACTGGCTGCTGGTCGGTACCGACCTGGTGAAGGACCCGGCGGTGATCGTGCCCGCGTACGACGACGCGGCGGGGGTGACCGCGGAGTTCAACCGCAACGTGCTGCGGGTGCTCAACCGCGAACTGGACGCCGACTTCGACCCGGCCGCCTTCGCCCACGTCGCGCTCTGGGACCCGGAGCAGGAGTGGATCGAGATGCGGCTGCGGGCGCAGCGGCCGGTCCGGGTACGCGTGCTCGACCTGGACGTCGCCTTCGCCGAGGGGGAGGAACTGCGGACCGAGGTGTCGGCGAAGTTCCGCCCGGAGGGGATCGCGGCGGAGCTTGCCTCGGCAGGGTTCCAGGCCGAGCGCTTCTGGACCGACCCCGACGACCTGTTCGGCGTGACCCTGGCCCGCGCGGACTGA
- a CDS encoding DUF1622 domain-containing protein gives MIQALATVVAALGVLGAGIALVTTGSRSTALRILLDMLVAAGLLRLTGEQTWRELAATVVIVLLRRMLSSALTENFRWSAGPGGPAGRIGRASGR, from the coding sequence GTGATCCAGGCGCTGGCCACGGTCGTCGCGGCGCTCGGCGTACTCGGCGCCGGGATCGCGCTGGTCACCACCGGATCCCGGTCGACGGCGCTGCGGATCCTGCTGGACATGCTCGTCGCCGCCGGTCTGCTGCGGCTGACCGGGGAGCAGACCTGGCGGGAACTGGCCGCCACCGTCGTGATCGTGCTGCTGCGGCGGATGCTCAGCAGCGCGTTGACGGAGAACTTCCGCTGGTCCGCCGGACCGGGAGGCCCGGCCGGTCGGATCGGCCGGGCCTCCGGCCGCTGA
- a CDS encoding TMEM165/GDT1 family protein, which translates to MEGFLVALAVSFGVIFVAELGDKSQLMALAFATRYRTVPILIGITVATAVVHLASVAIGVGLGAALPTGWISLLAGLAFIGFGLWTLRGDTLTEEEKRKAAKGGKSAIFAVGVAFFLAELGDKTMLATITLATQYGWFGTWVGSTIGMVAADALAIVVGRLLGRRLPERTIKYGAAALFAISGIWLIVEAVAELT; encoded by the coding sequence ATGGAGGGGTTCCTCGTCGCGCTGGCAGTCAGCTTCGGCGTGATCTTCGTTGCCGAGCTGGGAGACAAGTCCCAGCTCATGGCTCTGGCATTCGCCACCAGATACCGCACCGTGCCGATCCTGATCGGCATCACCGTCGCCACCGCCGTGGTGCACCTGGCCTCGGTGGCGATCGGTGTCGGGCTGGGTGCCGCGCTGCCCACCGGCTGGATCTCGCTCCTGGCGGGTCTGGCCTTCATCGGCTTCGGCCTCTGGACACTGCGCGGGGACACGCTCACCGAGGAGGAGAAGCGCAAGGCGGCCAAGGGCGGCAAGTCGGCGATCTTCGCCGTCGGTGTCGCGTTCTTCCTCGCCGAACTGGGTGACAAGACCATGCTCGCCACGATCACCCTGGCCACCCAGTACGGCTGGTTCGGCACCTGGGTCGGCTCGACCATCGGCATGGTGGCCGCCGACGCGCTCGCCATCGTCGTCGGCCGGCTGCTCGGTCGCCGGCTGCCGGAGCGGACCATCAAGTACGGTGCCGCCGCGCTGTTCGCGATCAGCGGCATCTGGCTGATCGTGGAGGCGGTCGCGGAACTGACCTGA
- a CDS encoding serine/threonine-protein kinase, which produces MLSSEVVLSGRYRLDERVATGGMGDVWRASDLILGRQVAVKVLLPSLVSDPDFIARFRAEARIMAALRHPGIVQVYDCGEDDLPDGGRADYLVMEYVTGQPLSKRIEAEGRLDVGLAMSVVAQAAQALHAAHLGGIVHRDVKPSNLLVQEDGTVVLVDFGVARSANVTSITSTNAVPGTALYMAPEQAAGRPVSGATDLYALGAVAFCCLTGSPPFTGDNPLQVAVRHLDDPPPDLPPDIPEAVRVLVARALAKDPADRFSSGATMAEAARAAVSDGSLPTAMVPVAGAVREAGPDTRTDVPAGGVAPPARRRRGALVGALTAVLVGFVALGAALGATSDANTPAVKLPTSSPSPDATGPAETSASTEESSPSRVPPLRPAGSTGSPTGSPSAQPSSPTPSEPSGSASPTPSATSPEPTTPSSTPSQTPGTTPTTTTAPPPVDPPDNGEAS; this is translated from the coding sequence GTGTTGTCTTCGGAGGTCGTACTCAGCGGTCGGTACCGCCTGGACGAACGTGTCGCCACCGGCGGCATGGGTGACGTCTGGCGCGCGTCCGACCTGATCCTCGGCCGGCAGGTCGCGGTGAAGGTGCTGCTGCCCTCGCTGGTCTCCGACCCCGACTTCATCGCCCGCTTCCGCGCCGAGGCCCGGATCATGGCGGCGCTGCGCCACCCGGGCATCGTCCAGGTCTACGACTGCGGCGAGGACGACCTGCCCGACGGCGGCCGGGCCGACTACCTGGTCATGGAGTACGTCACCGGCCAGCCACTGTCCAAGCGGATCGAGGCCGAGGGTCGCCTGGACGTGGGGCTGGCGATGTCGGTGGTGGCGCAGGCGGCACAGGCGCTGCACGCCGCGCACCTCGGCGGCATCGTGCACCGCGACGTGAAGCCGAGCAACCTGCTGGTGCAGGAGGACGGCACGGTCGTCCTGGTCGACTTCGGGGTGGCCCGGTCCGCCAACGTGACGAGCATCACCAGCACCAACGCGGTGCCCGGCACCGCGCTCTACATGGCGCCCGAACAGGCCGCCGGGCGCCCGGTCTCCGGCGCGACCGACCTGTACGCGCTCGGTGCCGTCGCCTTCTGCTGCCTGACCGGCAGCCCGCCCTTCACCGGGGACAACCCGCTCCAGGTCGCCGTCCGGCACCTCGACGACCCGCCGCCGGACCTGCCGCCCGACATCCCGGAGGCGGTCCGGGTGCTGGTCGCCCGCGCGCTCGCCAAGGATCCGGCCGACCGGTTCAGCAGCGGCGCGACGATGGCCGAGGCGGCGCGGGCCGCGGTCTCCGACGGGTCGCTGCCGACCGCGATGGTCCCTGTCGCCGGAGCGGTACGCGAGGCCGGCCCGGACACCCGCACGGACGTCCCGGCGGGCGGGGTCGCCCCGCCCGCTCGGCGGCGGCGCGGCGCGCTCGTCGGCGCGCTCACCGCCGTACTGGTCGGCTTCGTGGCCCTCGGTGCCGCGCTCGGCGCGACCAGCGATGCCAACACCCCGGCGGTGAAGCTGCCGACCAGTTCGCCGAGCCCCGACGCCACCGGGCCCGCCGAGACGTCGGCGAGCACCGAGGAGAGCAGCCCCTCCCGGGTGCCGCCGCTGCGTCCGGCCGGCTCCACGGGCAGCCCGACCGGGTCGCCGTCGGCGCAGCCGAGCAGCCCGACGCCGAGCGAGCCGAGCGGGTCCGCGTCGCCGACGCCCAGCGCGACCAGCCCCGAGCCGACCACGCCCAGCTCCACGCCGTCGCAGACGCCCGGCACCACGCCGACCACCACCACGGCCCCGCCGCCGGTCGACCCGCCGGACAACGGCGAGGCGAGCTGA